In Candidatus Methanomethylophilus alvi Mx1201, a genomic segment contains:
- a CDS encoding homoserine dehydrogenase, with amino-acid sequence MMVNAELYVRDLPGQLVGSLEPISMVDGNIVGVVHDREQIVNQRILVSVTFEVSTSGQLDQLKAIWKSMDIIISKMGSVYETITTEYMVLGKFNAAYVDDLIDQASKIVNFESVDVGYSSNKSASGNRTALISAELRCVEERDKLDDFFVHSCDRDKLMLIRGL; translated from the coding sequence ATGATGGTAAACGCAGAGCTCTACGTGAGAGACCTACCGGGTCAGTTGGTCGGCTCCCTCGAGCCCATATCAATGGTGGACGGCAACATAGTCGGCGTCGTCCACGACCGCGAACAGATAGTCAACCAGAGGATCCTCGTCAGCGTGACGTTCGAGGTGTCCACCAGCGGACAGCTCGACCAGCTGAAGGCCATCTGGAAGTCCATGGACATCATCATCTCCAAGATGGGGTCGGTCTACGAGACCATCACCACCGAGTACATGGTACTCGGGAAGTTCAACGCGGCATACGTCGACGACCTCATAGACCAGGCGTCCAAGATCGTCAACTTCGAGTCGGTGGACGTCGGGTATTCCAGCAACAAGTCCGCCTCCGGGAACCGCACCGCCCTCATCAGCGCCGAACTCCGCTGCGTGGAGGAGAGGGACAAGCTCGACGATTTCTTCGTCCATTCCTGCGACCGCGACAAACTCATGCTCATAAGGGGGCTCTGA
- a CDS encoding homoserine dehydrogenase: MVSLVISGFGTVGQGVAEVLLRRKEFLTGRYGAVPKVVCVMDSKTVTKDPEGLDLAQIVKRKQETRSVGEERYTDSLEVLDSVDYDLLIEVTPTDIKTGGVGLKNITHAFECGKDVITVNKGPLALEFSRLIGLARENGCKFRFEGTVGGAMPIINLCHENLVGENIRSIRGIFNGTCNYILSKMDKGQPYEQALKEAQQLGYAETDPTNDVEGYDTAAKCVILANSVFHRDVSFKDVKITGISQITADAVAQAASHNMVIRLIGEVSDTKLEVSPRLIPAGHPLGISGTLNIAQIDADLAGPITINGRGAGKIETASAILSDLIAILDERHGHA, from the coding sequence ATGGTCTCGTTGGTGATATCCGGATTCGGGACCGTCGGCCAGGGCGTGGCAGAGGTCCTGCTGAGGAGGAAGGAGTTCCTGACCGGGAGATACGGCGCCGTGCCCAAGGTCGTATGCGTCATGGACTCCAAGACCGTGACGAAGGACCCCGAGGGACTCGACCTAGCCCAGATCGTGAAGAGGAAGCAGGAGACCCGCTCCGTCGGGGAGGAGAGGTACACGGACAGCCTGGAGGTCCTGGACTCCGTGGACTACGACCTCCTGATAGAGGTCACCCCCACCGACATCAAGACCGGAGGGGTCGGTCTGAAGAACATCACCCACGCCTTCGAGTGCGGGAAGGACGTCATCACCGTCAACAAGGGCCCCCTCGCCCTGGAGTTCTCGAGGCTCATCGGACTCGCCAGGGAGAACGGGTGCAAATTCCGCTTCGAAGGGACCGTCGGAGGGGCCATGCCCATCATCAACCTCTGCCACGAGAACCTCGTAGGCGAGAACATACGCTCGATAAGAGGCATATTCAACGGGACCTGCAACTACATACTGAGCAAGATGGACAAGGGACAGCCCTACGAGCAGGCCCTCAAGGAGGCCCAGCAGCTGGGATACGCGGAGACGGACCCCACCAACGACGTGGAGGGATACGACACCGCCGCGAAATGCGTCATCCTGGCCAACTCCGTCTTCCACCGGGACGTCTCCTTCAAGGACGTCAAGATCACCGGGATCAGCCAGATAACGGCCGACGCCGTGGCCCAGGCCGCATCCCACAACATGGTCATCAGGCTCATCGGGGAGGTCTCCGACACCAAACTCGAGGTGTCCCCGAGGCTCATACCCGCAGGACACCCCCTCGGGATCTCCGGGACCCTCAACATCGCACAGATCGACGCCGACCTCGCCGGACCCATCACCATCAACGGCCGCGGGGCGGGGAAGATAGAGACGGCCTCGGCCATACTGAGCGACCTGATAGCGATATTGGACGAGAGACACGGGCATGCGTGA